In Ruminococcaceae bacterium BL-6, a genomic segment contains:
- a CDS encoding DegV family protein: MADYIIAAASTADLPREFFEEHGVPLISYSYMLGDKLCEDDCREKTRQEIYRQMRQGTILTTSMINVYTYYDFFKKLMETGKDVIFLDMSRELSHSYVTAGEAAEMIRKEYPNQRFYQMDTRCVSGGLGLLVTNLVRLRDEGKSFDEVVAWGEANKLKIIHRFTVDDLNYLKRGGRVSNASALVGSLLSIKPVLYVSDEGKLVAASKVRGRKAALLTILDRMKEDLVSPDGQEIHILHADCLKDAEFMRDKVLETFPTVGKVVITSLGVVIGAHCGPGLFTIFYFGDKRRP; encoded by the coding sequence ATGGCAGATTATATCATTGCGGCGGCCTCCACCGCCGACCTTCCGAGGGAGTTTTTCGAGGAGCACGGCGTTCCTCTGATCAGCTATTCCTATATGCTGGGCGACAAACTGTGCGAGGATGACTGCCGGGAAAAGACCCGACAGGAGATATACCGGCAGATGCGGCAGGGAACCATTCTCACTACGTCGATGATCAACGTCTACACTTACTATGATTTTTTCAAGAAGCTCATGGAGACGGGAAAAGACGTTATTTTTCTCGACATGTCGCGCGAGCTGTCGCATTCGTATGTCACGGCGGGGGAAGCCGCGGAGATGATCCGGAAGGAATACCCGAACCAACGCTTTTATCAGATGGATACGCGCTGCGTATCCGGCGGCCTGGGGCTGCTTGTGACCAACCTGGTGCGCCTGCGCGACGAGGGCAAAAGCTTTGACGAAGTGGTCGCGTGGGGGGAAGCGAACAAGCTGAAAATCATCCACCGCTTCACGGTGGACGACCTGAATTACCTCAAACGCGGCGGCCGCGTTTCCAACGCATCCGCGCTGGTCGGCTCGCTGCTTTCCATCAAGCCCGTCCTGTATGTGTCGGATGAAGGGAAGCTTGTCGCCGCTTCCAAGGTGCGCGGCCGGAAAGCCGCCCTGCTCACCATTCTGGACCGGATGAAAGAGGACCTTGTTTCCCCCGACGGACAGGAGATCCATATCCTCCACGCCGACTGCCTGAAGGACGCCGAGTTCATGCGCGACAAGGTTCTGGAGACCTTTCCCACGGTCGGGAAAGTCGTCATCACCAGCCTTGGCGTCGTCATCGGCGCCCACTGCGGGCCGGGCCTTTTCACCATCTTCTATTTCGGGGACAAGCGCCGCCCGTAA
- a CDS encoding protein of unknown function (Evidence 5 : Unknown function) yields MQSWCNHKSNRAVEAVTIGPGAVQPRGKRREGTDKARLKLLWEAYLFDRNFQGRGGAHP; encoded by the coding sequence TTGCAATCATGGTGTAATCATAAATCAAATCGTGCAGTAGAGGCAGTGACGATTGGGCCCGGAGCTGTTCAGCCCCGCGGAAAGCGGAGGGAAGGGACAGATAAGGCCCGGCTGAAACTGTTATGGGAGGCATACCTTTTTGATCGAAACTTTCAGGGAAGAGGCGGCGCGCACCCGTGA